The Dinoroseobacter shibae DFL 12 = DSM 16493 DNA segment GCCGATGGCCAGACGGACGTCTACGACTTGCAATTCCGGCCCGATAGCCCACTCAACGGGGTCTCTGGCGCTGAGGCCAGCACTTGGACGCCCAGCGAGGCCCCGGTGAACGCCGTGATCTCCCAGCAGCCCAGTCTCGAGGACCGCGCAGCGGTGGAGTTGTCGGCCCGCTATTCGACTGTGGATGGACAACTGGTTGATCCCGAGACTGCACAAGTCTTCTGGACCTTGGCCGATGGCACCGTCCTGGAGGGCCTGGAGGTCACGGTAACTTTCGACACGCCGGGGCTGCACGAGGTCACGCTCGATGTCCTTGCGCCTGATGGCAGTTCCGACAGCGCCACGAGATCCGTCGACATCCGCGGAAACGGCCTGTTCGAGGCGGATTTCGCCCGTTCCGAAACCTTTGGCGACGGTGTCGAGATTGTCGATCCCAATGGCGAAGCGTTCTCCAAGAAGGGCGTGTTCACTCTGGATGGCGACAGTGTTTTCGAGGTGACCCGCGGAAACCCAGAGTTCGAGACGCTTCATACCCTGTCCATGGACGTCTCATTCAAACCGGACGCGTTCGAAAAAAACGGCTGGCTGGTGAAATGGCTCAAGGCGGTCGATCTGCGGGTGACAGACGAGAAGGGGCTATGGCTCAAAATCGAGACCGATGCCGACGTTTACGAGATCCGCACCGAGGGTAACCTTCTTGAGAAGGGCGAATGGGCTGACATCGCGGTCGATTTCGACAGCCATGCGGGGCAGATGCGCTTGTCTCTGGACGGCGAGGAACTCGGCCGGACCGACGTCGAAGGCACCATCTCGGGGTCGCAATACGACCTCACCTTGGGAGAGGGCCGGGGGCGCAGCGCCGAAGGGGAGATCGATTACTTCTCGATGACCACCCCGCCTGCAGGATCGGTGCTTGAGATCGGAGACCGGTTTCCGGAGGAACCAGAAGAGCCCGAAGACGAAACACCCCCGCCGGTGGGTGTGGACGATAGCTTCATCACGGACGAGGATGTAAAACTCTCGGGCGATGTCTTGGATAACGATATCAATGGCCAAGGCGCTATCCTAACGGTGAGCCTACTCAGCGATGTGTCCAACGGCATACTACTGCTGAACAACGACGGTACCTTTGATTACACCGCCGCACCGGACTTTAACGGCTCCGATAGCTTTACCTACACAGTGTCGGATGGGTCGTTCACTGATACGGCCACGGTCTCGATCACAGTCAACTATGTGAACGACAATCCTGTCCTGACCGCAGACACGGTGACGACGAAGGAGGACATCTCGGTTAATATCGACGTGGTGGTAAATGACACAGATGTCGATGGCGACACGTTGAGCGTGTCGGTGGTCGGCGCGGCTTCGAACGGAACTACATCAATAAACCTCGACGGAACAGTATCTTATACTCCTAATCTCCATTTCTTCGGCACCGACAGCTTTATTTACACAGCCTACGACGGACATGGCGGCGTCAGGTCGTCATCGGTTACCGTCACTGTCGATGCGGTTAACGACGCGCCGGTGATCGAAATCTCCAACTTCGCGGTCGACGAAGAACAGACAACTGTCGGTAAGATAATCGCTTCTGACGTCGAAGACCACGATTTAGACTTTGCCATCTCGGGCGGCGCGGATGCCGACCTCTTCGACATTACGGAAGACGGCGAACTCAGCTTCCTCGTTGCTCCGGATTTTGAAGCGCCATTAGATGTTGGTGGTACCTCTGGCGACAATATCTACGAAGTCGAGGTATCGGCCTTTGACACTAGGGGTGCGTTGAGCAGTGCACTCTTCAACGTCGCAGTAAAGGATGTAGATGAGGGCGTCAGGCCGATCGAGGTCCTCGGGACGGGGGACAACGACGTGCTGACCGGAACCGTGGCAGACGAGCGCCTCATCTCACATGGCGGCAGAATAGACCGGATGACCGGCGGTGGGGGTGCAGATGAATTTGTCTTCGGCCCTGAACTCGACAACAACCAACGCGAACTCGATATTATCTACGACTACGACACCGATGATACGATCATACTGGGCTCTGATGACTATCGATTAATTTCTCTCGGAAATAGTGTATTGATCCATCACAACGACGACGGCGACTTGATCTATGTGCTAGGAACAGAAGCAGAGAGTTTAATGATCGAAATTGAAAACTCCGCCGTTCTATAATTGGTAGCTTAGCAGGGTGCTGAAGAAGTCTGCGGGACGGAACGGTTTTCTTTCGGCGCAGCCGTCTGCATTTGGTTTCGGCTCCTTCGAGGCACGTGAACTGAGGTGCCCCTAGTTTCCTAGACACCTGCCTGGTTCATCTTCTGCGGTCGGATTTCGAAGTCAACTGGTGACAGCATTCTGTTGTTCGTATGCTTGCGTTTCGGATTGTAGAACAGCTCGATGTATTCGAAAACGTCCCGTCTTGCGTCTTCGCGGGTCGGGTAGGTCCGACGCCTGATCCGCTCGCGCTTCAGCAATTGGAAGAAGCTCTCCGCAACAGCGTTGTCGTGACAGTTGCCCCGTCGGCTCATGCTGGGTTCCAGGTCGTGCTGGCGAAGGAACGTCTGCCATTCCCGGCTGGTGAACTGGGAGCCCTGATCGGAATGCACGGTGACCTTCCTGTTCGGTTTTCGTCGCCAGACCGCCATCAGCAGGGCCTGCAAGGCCAGATCCGTTGTCATACGGGACTGTGCTAACCAGCCGACCACGCGGCGCGAGAACAGGTCGATGACAACACATAGGTACAGCTAGCCTTCATGGGTTTTGATGTAGGTGATGTCGGTCACCCAGACCTGGTCCGGCTGAGAGGCGCTGAATTGCTGCTCCAACCTGTTCTCAGCCACAATGGCAGGCTTGCCGCCGTACCGGCCGGGACGGCGCTTGTAGCCAACCTGCGCAGCGATCCCGGCCAGCGATGCCAGCCGCGCCACCCGGTTATCGGAAATCTGTTCTCCCAGGTCGCGCAAGTCATCGGTCAGCTTGCGATAGCCGTAGACCTTCCCACTTTCGACCCAAGCCTGCCGGATCAATTCGGTCTGACGCGCATCCTCTTGCGCGCGGTGGCTTAACGGATTCTTAAGCCATGCATAGAA contains these protein-coding regions:
- a CDS encoding Ig-like domain-containing protein — its product is MSGSSYFKDYTAHQNATILVSSTEELNAAVAELAGTTGGTVLLSGEAGPYRLDARNLGDSAESAVLITSQDSNNPAQLKQVYIDNSVYLSLTDVTIDSGDYGFERSGHLHDIYVKSGAHLQFVDLTMTSTAEAPLGFDDDTVKAEDAVYLRNASDVLFADSTISNYYHGISLAGVRDTIVTGNDISALQGDGIRGGGVNNVLVSDNHIHDFLGATNEYNHPDMIQFWTGFPEGMTNTDLTITGNLLNAGEGSAAQGILVQNEAFDDAGDPLEGVYGQNLTITDNVIHSGMSNGIGIIGYQGVEVANNSVLWNEGAVLSQTADAVPASNPPWILVRNSLEVETAGNVAHLVRIETEDQAETNYFLDYDNPSAPNYAYAHVIGLAADGQTDVYDLQFRPDSPLNGVSGAEASTWTPSEAPVNAVISQQPSLEDRAAVELSARYSTVDGQLVDPETAQVFWTLADGTVLEGLEVTVTFDTPGLHEVTLDVLAPDGSSDSATRSVDIRGNGLFEADFARSETFGDGVEIVDPNGEAFSKKGVFTLDGDSVFEVTRGNPEFETLHTLSMDVSFKPDAFEKNGWLVKWLKAVDLRVTDEKGLWLKIETDADVYEIRTEGNLLEKGEWADIAVDFDSHAGQMRLSLDGEELGRTDVEGTISGSQYDLTLGEGRGRSAEGEIDYFSMTTPPAGSVLEIGDRFPEEPEEPEDETPPPVGVDDSFITDEDVKLSGDVLDNDINGQGAILTVSLLSDVSNGILLLNNDGTFDYTAAPDFNGSDSFTYTVSDGSFTDTATVSITVNYVNDNPVLTADTVTTKEDISVNIDVVVNDTDVDGDTLSVSVVGAASNGTTSINLDGTVSYTPNLHFFGTDSFIYTAYDGHGGVRSSSVTVTVDAVNDAPVIEISNFAVDEEQTTVGKIIASDVEDHDLDFAISGGADADLFDITEDGELSFLVAPDFEAPLDVGGTSGDNIYEVEVSAFDTRGALSSALFNVAVKDVDEGVRPIEVLGTGDNDVLTGTVADERLISHGGRIDRMTGGGGADEFVFGPELDNNQRELDIIYDYDTDDTIILGSDDYRLISLGNSVLIHHNDDGDLIYVLGTEAESLMIEIENSAVL